One genomic segment of Rhizobium gallicum bv. gallicum R602sp includes these proteins:
- a CDS encoding HPr family phosphocarrier protein — protein MTSFSRELLIVNKRGLHARASAKFVQMVETFDAAVTVSKDGMTVGGTSIMGLMMLAASPGTTVLVSASGNQAAEALNALDQLVQDKFGEEM, from the coding sequence ATGACCTCGTTTTCCCGGGAACTGCTCATCGTAAACAAGCGCGGCCTTCACGCGCGCGCCTCCGCCAAATTCGTCCAAATGGTCGAAACATTCGACGCTGCCGTTACTGTCTCCAAGGACGGAATGACAGTCGGCGGCACCTCGATCATGGGCTTGATGATGCTTGCCGCGAGTCCGGGCACGACAGTTCTCGTTTCTGCGAGCGGCAATCAGGCGGCCGAAGCGCTGAACGCATTGGATCAATTGGTTCAGGACAAGTTCGGCGAAGAAATGTAG
- a CDS encoding PTS sugar transporter subunit IIA → MIGLVLVTHGKLAEEFRHAVEHVVGPQKFIETVCIGPEDDMDQRRQDILQAVSSADDGHGVVILTDMFGGTPSNLAISVMSSGHTEVIAGMNLPMLIKLAGVRGENNMEKALVEASEAGRKYINVASRVLSGK, encoded by the coding sequence ATGATCGGACTTGTGCTTGTCACTCATGGCAAGCTGGCTGAAGAGTTTCGTCATGCTGTAGAGCATGTCGTCGGTCCTCAGAAATTTATCGAGACGGTCTGCATCGGCCCCGAAGACGATATGGATCAGAGACGACAGGATATCCTGCAGGCGGTCTCTAGCGCGGACGACGGCCACGGCGTCGTCATCCTGACCGATATGTTCGGGGGTACTCCTTCCAATCTCGCTATTTCGGTCATGAGCAGCGGTCATACCGAAGTGATTGCCGGCATGAACTTGCCGATGCTGATCAAACTTGCTGGCGTGCGTGGCGAAAACAACATGGAAAAGGCGCTCGTCGAAGCGTCGGAGGCCGGGCGGAAATACATCAACGTCGCCAGCCGCGTTCTGAGTGGCAAATGA
- a CDS encoding HPr kinase/phosphorylase, producing the protein MTGATFNINATAIVVNKTGLLFVGPSGWGKSMLAFTCITEAKRMGLPASLVADDQVFLSKRDGQMIAERPSAISGLIELRGTGIVKCESVPLAPMHYAVLPGSTSGENRLPPENDVAQFAEGFSLPALRLLPNAPVPLAILMAMAPDIGR; encoded by the coding sequence ATGACGGGCGCAACTTTCAACATCAACGCCACGGCGATCGTCGTCAACAAGACCGGCCTGCTCTTTGTTGGCCCCTCCGGCTGGGGTAAATCCATGCTGGCATTCACGTGCATCACGGAAGCCAAACGGATGGGGCTGCCCGCCTCACTGGTCGCCGACGATCAGGTATTTCTGTCGAAACGCGACGGACAGATGATCGCTGAACGACCGTCCGCAATCTCTGGTTTGATCGAGCTGCGCGGTACCGGCATCGTCAAGTGCGAAAGCGTTCCGCTCGCCCCGATGCATTATGCCGTGCTGCCCGGCAGTACGTCGGGCGAAAATCGTCTGCCGCCTGAAAACGACGTCGCTCAATTCGCAGAAGGCTTTTCGCTGCCGGCTCTGCGCTTGCTGCCAAACGCTCCAGTACCTCTCGCGATTTTGATGGCAATGGCACCGGACATCGGCCGATAA